Proteins from a single region of Hordeum vulgare subsp. vulgare chromosome 6H, MorexV3_pseudomolecules_assembly, whole genome shotgun sequence:
- the LOC123402216 gene encoding expansin-B11-like — protein sequence MAKSFTSLALLSALVMLSLFVSPIACSRKLPKPAMKVHKNHTAATPSSFAAYGSGGWSAGGATYYGAPDGDGSDGGACGYQSAVGNRPFSSMIAAGNPSLYRGGKGCGACYEVKCTGNQACSGQPATVVITDECPGGAACLGEAAHFDMSGTSMGAMAKPGMADKLRASGIVKIQYKRVPCKYPGMNIAFKVDQGSNPFYLEVLIEFEDDDGDLNTVDLMEANCGTWTPMVQNWGALYRLNSNTGKPLRGPFSLRLTSDSGRKLVVNNVIPVSWKAGATYRSLVNYP from the exons ATGGCGAAATCTTTCACCTCACTAGCGCTACTTAGCGCACTGGTTATGCTCTCGCTTTTTGTGAGCCCCATTGCTTGCTCCCGCAAGCTCCCCAAGCCTGCAATGAAGGTCCACAAGAACCACACCGCTGCTACCCCCTCGTCGTTTGCCGCTTATGGCTCCGGCGGCTGGTCAGCCGGCGGCGCGACGTATTACGGCGCCCCCGACGGCGACGGAAGCGACG GTGGCGCGTGTGGCTACCAGAGCGCTGTCGGGAACCGGCCCTTCTCGTCGATGATCGCCGCCGGGAACCCATCGCTCTACAGAGGGGGCAAGGGCTGCGGAGCTTGCTACGAG GTTAAATGCACCGGTAACCAGGCATGCTCCGGCCAGCCGGCGACCGTCGTCATCACCGACGAGTGCCCCGGCGGGGCCGCCTGCCTCGGCGAGGCCGCCCACTTCGACATGAGCGGCACCTCCATGGGCGCCATGGCGAAGCCTGGCATGGCCGACAAACTCCGGGCCAGCGGTATCGTCAAGATCCAGTACAAGAG GGTGCCATGCAAGTACCCTGGCATGAACATTGCCTTCAAGGTGGACCAGGGCTCCAACCCCTTCTACCTGGAGGTGCTGATCGAGTTcgaggacgacgacggcgacctcAACACCGTCGACCTCATGGAGGCCAACTGCGGCACCTGGACGCCCATGGTGCAGAACTGGGGCGCGCTGTATCGCCTCAACTCCAACACCGGCAAGCCGCTGCGCGGGCCCTTCTCGCTCCGGCTCACCTCCGACTCCGGCAGGAAGCTCGTCGTCAACAACGTCATCCCCGTCAGCTGGAAGGCCGGAGCCACCTACCGCTCCTTGGTTAACTACCCCTAA